A window of the Arachis duranensis cultivar V14167 chromosome 5, aradu.V14167.gnm2.J7QH, whole genome shotgun sequence genome harbors these coding sequences:
- the LOC107491240 gene encoding transcription factor bHLH49: MSDKEKFELDRKEDPMNYSTGMASDRRFGSSNLPNSSVGLAGRGDLNGSSSCSSASLVDSFGPNFWDTTTNSQNLGFCGINVHNSGSSLNPIELRKDGFGFGRGGHDHGTLEMGWNQGNGFIPNESAMFSQNLSRFPSDSGFIERATRFSCFGGGDFGDMVNAYGIPQSMGPYAGTGGEAIHRARDGGQPQESNPNEAEAEAVKDATPSVEYLATKASPLKNDKRSENHVMPQNEGQQGPSRPPNETDRAKSSDDGGVQDDSPMLDGVSDEPCLKGLDSKKRKRIGQDADNDKAVELPTEGAGDISESQQKGEQEPTPTNKASGKNAKQGPQVSDPPKEEYIHVRARRGQATNSHSLAERVRREKISERMKFLQDLVPGCSKVTGKAVMLDEIINYVQSLQRQVEFLSMKLATVNPRLDFDIEGLIPKDILHQRPGPSSALGFPLEMSMAFPPLHPSQPGLIQPTLPSIANSSDILRRTVHPQLASPASGSFKEPNQVPDVWEDELHNVVQMSFATTTAPMSTQDVDGTVAATQMKVEL; the protein is encoded by the exons ATGAGTGACAAAGAGAAGTTTGAGCTTGACAGAAAGGAGGATCCCATGAATTATTCCACCGGAATGGCCTCGGATCGGAGATTCGGAAGTTCCAATCTTCCGAATTCATCTGTGGGTTTGGCTGGCAGAGGGGATCTAAATGGTTCCTCTTCATGTTCCTCTGCTTCCCTAGTGGACTCCTTTGGCCCAAACTTCTGGGACACTACGACGAATTCCCAGAACTTGGGGTTTTGTGGCATCAATGTTCACAACAGTGGGAGCTCTTTGAACCCAATTGAACTCAGAAAAGATGGGTTTGGATTTGGAAGAGGTGGTCATGATCATGGAACACTTGAAATGGGTTGGAATCAAGGTAATGGCTTTATACCAAATGAGTCTGCAATGTTCTCCCAGAACTTGTCTCGGTTTCCAAGTGATTCTGGATTTATTGAGCGTGCAACGAGATTCTCGTGCTTTGGTGGAGGGGATTTCGGAGATATGGTGAATGCTTATGGGATTCCTCAATCCATGGGCCCTTATGCTGGTACCGGTGGTGAGGCAATTCACCGAGCAAGAGATGGAGGACAACCTCAAGAGAGCAATCCAAATGAAGCTGAAGCTGAAGCTGTGAAAGATGCGACACCATCTGTGGAGTATCTTGCTACTAAAGCTAGCCCGCTCAAGAATGATAAAAGAAGTGAAAACCATGTAATGCCTCAAAATGAAGGACAACAAGGTCCTTCTAGGCCTCCGAATGAGACTGACCGAGCCAAATCTAGCGATGATGGCGGTGTTCAAGATGACTCCCCAATGTTGGATGGTGTTAGCGACGAACCTTGTCTTAAAGGACTAGattcaaagaaaaggaaaagaattgGGCAG GATGCTGATAATGATAAAGCTGTTGAACTACCTACGGAAGGTGCAGGGGATATCTCTGAGAGCCAACAAAAGGGAGAGCAGGAACCTACTCCAACAAACAAAGCCTCTGGAAAGAATGCCAAACAAGGGCCTCAAGTTTCGGATCCACCTAAGGAGGAATACATACATGTCAGGGCTCGGCGGGGTCAAGCAACTAATAGCCACAGCCTTGCAGAGAGA GTGAGGAGGGAAAAGATAAGTGAAAGGATGAAGTTTCTTCAAGACCTTGTACCTGGATGCAGCAAG GTTACTGGCAAGGCCGTAATGCTTGATGAAATAATTAACTATGTACAGTCGCTTCAACGACAGGTTGAG TTCTTGTCCATGAAACTCGCAACTGTAAATCCGCGGCTGGATTTTGATATTGAAGGACTTATCCCTAAAGAT ATTCTTCACCAACGGCCGGGTCCTTCTTCTGCATTGGGGTTTCCTTTAGAAATGTCTATGGCTTTCCCTCCGCTACACCCATCACAACCGGGACTAATTCAGCCAACTCTTCCTAGCATAGCCAACTCTTCTGATATCCTTCGGAGAACTGTTCATCCACAGTTGGCATCACCCGCTAGTGGAAGTTTCAAGGAGCCAAATCAG GTTCCTGATGTGTGGGAAGATGAGCTTCACAATGTTGTACAGATGAGCTTTGCTACTACAACTGCTCCCATGAGTACCCAAGATGTGGATG GTACTGTGGCAGCAACTCAGATGAAGGTCGAACTTTGA